One stretch of Daphnia pulicaria isolate SC F1-1A chromosome 6, SC_F0-13Bv2, whole genome shotgun sequence DNA includes these proteins:
- the LOC124344596 gene encoding ATP-dependent zinc metalloprotease YME1L-like, whose product MMSLTCLQNQLLPLSQIFGTFSSRQKVPSSIRVFNKTKNSDPYIVEGIRPDNLSPVCNVFAALSHQDVNNLLEQISPVYQQCRARPVSFSQSDVSANTFLENKQGFQDNLNHHPLTLFFQIRTFKTYRSGDVNIQKSSVTERLRSKLQGSDVKRLALGNVHDMTARDIKALLGNEKLGSEEQSRLKVAFAEGYLAADPKKNPSRAMRALKITQYILSVLIFAAILFTFMGTFGGSSVFRVSVGNGSEVAPEEINVTFEDVKGVEEAKQELKEIVEFLKNPEKFSTLGGKLPKGVLLVGPPGTGKTLLARAVAGEAGVPYFHAAGPEFDEILVGQGARRVRDLFKAAKMRAPCVIFIDEIDSVGAKRSSSVLHPYANQTINQLLAEMDGFHQNEGVIVLGATNRRDDLDKALLRPGRFDVEVQVPVPDFAGRKEILLHYLSKVKLADDVDVELLARGTTGFTGADIENLVNQAAVRGAIDGVPAVTTKYLEQARDKVLMGPERKSRIPDEEANLITAYHEGGHTIVAHYTQDAHPLHKVTIIPRGPSLGHTAYIPEKERYHVTRSQLLAMMDVAMGGRAAEELIFGHEKITSGASSDLKQATSIAMHMVKEWGMSEKVGFRTIEQNNGSLVIVNDLSPQTAELIDSEIKRILQESYDRAKAILKEHKEEHKMLAEALLKYETLDADDVKSILTSKKTS is encoded by the exons ATGATGTCTTTAACGTGTTTGCAAAAtcag CTGTTACCCCTGTCGCAAATATTCGGAACATTTAGTAGTCGACAAAAAGTTCCTTCGTCAATAAGGGTTTTCAACAAAACTAAGAATTCCGATCCATACATTGTAGAGGGTATTCGTCCGGATAATCTTAGCCCA GTTTGTAATGTGTTTGCTGCTTTGTCACATCAAGATGTAAACAATCTACTTGAACAAATTTCCCCAGTGTATCAACAGTGTAGAGCAAGAcctgtttctttctctcaaaGTGATGTATCTGCCAACACTTTCTTAGAGAACAAGCAAGGTTTTCAAGATAACTTAAATCATCATCCATTGAcattgttttttcaaattcgtacCTTCAAAACCTATCGAAGTGGTGATGTGAATATACAAAAGTCATCTGTCACTGAGCGACTTAGGTCTAAACTCCAAGGTAGTGATGTTAAACGACTTGCTCTGGGGAATGTTCATGACATGACAGCTAGAGATATCAaag CTCTACTGGGTAATGAAAAATTGGGAAGTGAAGAACAATCAAGACTAAAG GTGGCTTTTGCTGAAGGTTATTTAGCTGCTGACCCCAAAAAGAATCCTAGCAGAGCCATGAGAGCTTTAAAAATTACTCAGTACATTTTAAGTGTGCTCATTTTTGCTGCGATTCTTTTTACATTCATGG GCACATTTGGTGGAAGTTCTGTGTTCAGAGTATCAGTTGGAAATGGAAGTGAAGTCGCTCCTGAAGAAATCAACGTTACTTTTGAAGACGTTAAA GGAGTAGAAGAGGCTAAACAAGAGCTAAAGGAAATTGTAGAATTCTTGAAAAATCCAGAGAAGTTCTCTACACTTGGTGGAAAGTTACCAAAGGGTGTTTTGCTAGTTGGCCCACCCGGGACTGGTAAAACGCTACTCGCTCGTGCGGTAGCAGGAGAAGCTGGAGTTCCATATTTCCATGCCGCTGGACCAGAATTTGATGAAATTTTGGTCGGACAAGGCGCTCGTCGCGTCAGAGATCTATTCAAGGCGGCTAAAATGCGCGCTCCGTGCGTAATTTTTATTGACGAAATAGATTCCGTTGGAGCTAAAAGATCAAGTTCTGTTCTTCATCCATACGCTAATCAGACAATCAATCAGCTTTTAGCTGAAATGGATGGATTTCATCAGAACGAAG GTGTAATTGTTTTGGGAGCGACAAATCGTCGTGACGATTTGGATAAAGCACTCCTTCGTCCCGGACGATTCGACGTCGAAGTTCAAGTTCCCGTTCCTGACTTCGCTGGTCGCAAAGAAATTCTTTTACACTATTTAAGTAAAGTTAAATTAGCTGATGATGTCGACGTCGAACTGTTGGCTCGAGGAACTACTGGATTCACCGGAGCAGacattgaaaatctcgttaatcAA GCCGCAGTACGTGGTGCAATAGATGGAGTCCCCGCCGTCACAACCAAGTATCTTGAACAAGCAAGAGATAAAGTTCTTATGGGCCCCGAGAGGAAGTCGAGAATACCTGATGAGGAAGCCAATTTGATCACTGCTTATCACGAGGGAGGCCACACTATTGTTGCTCATTACACGCAAGACGCTCATCCGTTGCATAAG GTTACCATCATCCCGCGTGGCCCATCGTTAGGACATACTGCTTACATCCCGGAGAAGGAGCGATATCACGTTACACGATCTCAGTTGCTTGCCATGATGGATGTAGCCATGGGTGGAAGAGCTGCTGAGGAGCTCATCTTTGGTCACGAAAAAATCACGTCTGGTGCATCGAGCGATCTGAAA CAAGCCACGTCCATTGCGATGCACATGGTCAAAGAATGGGGAATGTCCGAAAAGGTGGGATTTCGTACCATTGAACAAAACAACGGTTCCTTAGTGATCGTCAATGACCTTAGTCCGCAAACGGCTGAACTAATTGATTCAGAAATTAAACGGATTCTTCAG GAGTCGTATGATAGAGCCAAGGCTATTCTTAAGGAACACAAAGAGGAACACAAAATGTTAGCAGAAGCTTTACTGAAGTACGAAACTCTAGACGCTGATGATGTTAAGTCAATATTGACATCGAAGAAAACTTCCTGA
- the LOC124344597 gene encoding uncharacterized protein LOC124344597 isoform X1 has translation MNTMDEIRPQNLKACMNFKWTDDLTLQFILFRHERRNMFTKKRNTSRHGWQLILKDMGLASYVTPYQAQKKWNNLWSKYKLAKRAQLAEGPVEEDPNGVWPFFTVLDAIATGKTVAITSPGVTLQVAVSETSGPVIDDTAHNTVNASAIQGNDAEPPSKKSKLESEMSNPSNALQWDGETINDDHKQQIVELLQANLQQLDEVRQSIETQGQAIVSLLSQLINVISSCNKSHMPINPGISRIDEAISATIKEIGIPQENMSN, from the exons ATGAATACTATGGATGAAATTAGACCTCAAAATTTGAAGGCCTGcatgaatttcaaat GGACAGACGATTTAACCTTACAGTTTATATTATTTCGCCATGAAAGGCGTAATATGTTtaccaagaaaagaaatacgtCACGACATGGATGGCA attgaTCCTGAAGGATATGGGTTTAGCATCATATGTG ACTCCATATCAAGCTCAAAAGAAGTGGAATAATTTATGGTCAAAATATAAGCTAGCAAAAAGAGctcag CTAGCTGAAGGACCTGTTGAAGAAGATCCTAATGGTGTGTGGCCTTTCTTTACTGTATTGGATGCAATTGCAACTGGGAAAACAGTTGCAATTACAAGCCCAGGAGTGACACTTCAAGTAGCTGTTAGTGAAACTAGTGGACCAGTTATTGACGATACAGCGCACAACACTGTTAATGCTTCTGCTATCCAAGGGAATG ATGCTGAACCTCCATctaagaaatcaaaattagaATCAGAAATGAGTAACCCCAGCAATGCTTTACAATGGGATGGAGaaacaataaatgatgatcacaaacaacaaattgtTGAACTTTTACAGGCAAATCTCCAGCAGTTAGATGAAGTAAGGCAATCCATTGAAACTCAAG GTCAAGCAATTGTTTCTTTGCTGTCCCAACTAATTAACGTTATCTCCAGCTGTAACAAATCTCATATGCCCATCAATCCGGGAATAAGCCGGATAGACGAAGCCATCTCAGCAACCATTAAAGAAATTGGAATTCCACAGGAAAATATGTCAAATTAA
- the LOC124344597 gene encoding uncharacterized protein LOC124344597 isoform X2 — translation MFTKKRNTSRHGWQLILKDMGLASYVTPYQAQKKWNNLWSKYKLAKRAQLAEGPVEEDPNGVWPFFTVLDAIATGKTVAITSPGVTLQVAVSETSGPVIDDTAHNTVNASAIQGNDAEPPSKKSKLESEMSNPSNALQWDGETINDDHKQQIVELLQANLQQLDEVRQSIETQGQAIVSLLSQLINVISSCNKSHMPINPGISRIDEAISATIKEIGIPQENMSN, via the exons ATGTTtaccaagaaaagaaatacgtCACGACATGGATGGCA attgaTCCTGAAGGATATGGGTTTAGCATCATATGTG ACTCCATATCAAGCTCAAAAGAAGTGGAATAATTTATGGTCAAAATATAAGCTAGCAAAAAGAGctcag CTAGCTGAAGGACCTGTTGAAGAAGATCCTAATGGTGTGTGGCCTTTCTTTACTGTATTGGATGCAATTGCAACTGGGAAAACAGTTGCAATTACAAGCCCAGGAGTGACACTTCAAGTAGCTGTTAGTGAAACTAGTGGACCAGTTATTGACGATACAGCGCACAACACTGTTAATGCTTCTGCTATCCAAGGGAATG ATGCTGAACCTCCATctaagaaatcaaaattagaATCAGAAATGAGTAACCCCAGCAATGCTTTACAATGGGATGGAGaaacaataaatgatgatcacaaacaacaaattgtTGAACTTTTACAGGCAAATCTCCAGCAGTTAGATGAAGTAAGGCAATCCATTGAAACTCAAG GTCAAGCAATTGTTTCTTTGCTGTCCCAACTAATTAACGTTATCTCCAGCTGTAACAAATCTCATATGCCCATCAATCCGGGAATAAGCCGGATAGACGAAGCCATCTCAGCAACCATTAAAGAAATTGGAATTCCACAGGAAAATATGTCAAATTAA